A portion of the Magnetovibrio sp. genome contains these proteins:
- a CDS encoding respiratory nitrate reductase subunit gamma has product MSTLSVIYALLFYSATALLVVGLAWRIKIYASTPTPLKIPTMPAPLTKSGAALRVFREVAFFESLFKSNRWIWIFAVLFHAGLALALLRHVRYFQADVWMVIELIQPFGIYGGLAMVAGLLGLWARRVVQERIRYITGPSDHLMLALLVLIGISGLNMKFLSHTDIIQVKTFFLGLLRFNIQELPADGPLLIHLGAVAVLMIVFPFSKLLHVPGVFFSPSRNQVDDARDKRHLAPWAAHMDADREA; this is encoded by the coding sequence ATGTCGACCTTGTCGGTGATCTACGCGCTTCTCTTCTACTCGGCGACGGCATTGCTCGTCGTTGGCTTGGCATGGCGAATCAAGATTTACGCCTCTACGCCGACGCCGTTGAAGATCCCCACCATGCCGGCTCCGCTGACGAAGTCAGGCGCCGCCCTCCGCGTTTTCCGCGAGGTTGCGTTTTTCGAAAGCCTGTTCAAATCCAACCGTTGGATCTGGATTTTCGCCGTGCTGTTCCACGCCGGCCTCGCCCTGGCCCTGTTGCGCCATGTGCGTTACTTCCAGGCCGACGTTTGGATGGTCATCGAACTGATCCAGCCGTTCGGCATTTACGGTGGTCTGGCCATGGTCGCCGGCCTTCTCGGCCTGTGGGCGCGCCGCGTGGTGCAAGAACGCATTCGCTACATCACCGGTCCGTCCGACCACCTGATGCTGGCGTTGCTGGTGCTGATCGGCATTTCCGGGCTGAACATGAAGTTCCTCAGCCACACCGACATCATTCAAGTGAAAACGTTCTTCTTGGGCCTGCTGCGCTTCAACATTCAGGAATTGCCCGCAGATGGCCCGCTGCTTATCCACTTGGGCGCGGTTGCCGTTCTGATGATCGTGTTTCCCTTCAGCAAGCTCTTGCACGTGCCGGGCGTGTTCTTCAGCCCGTCGCGCAATCAAGTCGATGACGCTCGCGATAAGCGCCACCTGGCGCCGTGGGCGGCACACATGGACGCGGATCGCGAAGCCTAA
- a CDS encoding TusE/DsrC/DsvC family sulfur relay protein, which yields MAAYTVNGVDYEHDEEGYILDVTNWNEDLGKVIAEAEGLDMTEEHWSVVNFLREYYNEYQIAPAVRVLVKAVKKKFGPEKGSNKYLYELFPYGPAKQACKVAGLPKPTGCV from the coding sequence ATGGCTGCATACACCGTAAACGGCGTTGATTACGAACACGACGAAGAAGGCTACATCCTCGACGTCACCAACTGGAACGAAGACCTCGGCAAAGTGATCGCCGAAGCTGAAGGCCTGGACATGACCGAAGAGCATTGGTCGGTTGTGAACTTCCTGCGCGAATACTACAACGAATACCAGATCGCTCCGGCTGTTCGCGTGCTGGTCAAAGCCGTGAAGAAAAAATTCGGCCCCGAAAAGGGTTCCAACAAGTACCTGTACGAACTGTTCCCGTACGGTCCTGCAAAGCAGGCTTGTAAGGTTGCCGGTCTGCCGAAGCCCACGGGCTGCGTCTAA
- the tusB gene encoding sulfurtransferase complex subunit TusB — MLHTVNKSPFERNSLDTCLRLAKKGSAILLIEDGVIGAVKGTVQSSKIEGAVADHAVFVLGPDLKARGLSEDQVIDGVKVVDYAGFVDLAEEHGAHNAWL, encoded by the coding sequence ATGCTTCACACCGTGAACAAGTCGCCCTTCGAGCGCAACTCGCTGGACACCTGCCTGCGTTTGGCGAAAAAAGGCTCCGCGATTCTGCTCATCGAAGACGGCGTCATCGGCGCTGTTAAGGGCACCGTGCAGTCTTCTAAAATCGAAGGCGCCGTGGCTGACCACGCTGTATTTGTTCTGGGTCCGGACCTTAAAGCCCGCGGCCTTTCCGAAGACCAAGTTATCGATGGCGTGAAAGTCGTCGATTACGCCGGCTTCGTGGACCTTGCTGAGGAACACGGCGCGCACAACGCTTGGCTCTAA
- a CDS encoding DsrE family protein, translating to MAEFEFDTEGVKKTFTFMNRKAPYGTVYALEVLETVLISAAFEQHANIVFADDGVYQLKAGHDTTEIGMKNFSPTFGIIEMEKEDADEDEDIDMVWRIIVEKESMEARGLTEDDFKVDVEVLSAAELADILDASDCVISG from the coding sequence ATGGCTGAATTCGAATTTGATACCGAAGGCGTCAAAAAGACCTTCACCTTCATGAACCGCAAGGCGCCGTACGGCACCGTCTACGCTCTCGAAGTGTTGGAAACGGTTCTGATCTCGGCTGCTTTCGAACAGCACGCCAACATCGTGTTCGCCGACGACGGCGTGTACCAGCTCAAAGCCGGTCACGACACCACCGAAATCGGCATGAAGAACTTCTCGCCCACCTTCGGCATCATCGAAATGGAAAAAGAAGATGCCGACGAGGACGAGGACATCGATATGGTCTGGCGCATCATCGTCGAGAAGGAATCCATGGAAGCCCGCGGGCTGACCGAGGACGATTTCAAGGTCGACGTCGAAGTGCTCAGCGCTGCTGAACTCGCCGACATTCTTGACGCATCCGATTGCGTCATCAGCGGCTAA
- the tusD gene encoding sulfurtransferase complex subunit TusD: protein MKFGILINEGPFTHQASDTAYHFTKAALEKGHEVPRVFFYYDGVNNANKLSEPQADDRNLVKLWGELAAEKNVDLVVCVAAGMRRGIKDENLADGFRISGLGQLVEAGMGCDRLMMFGD, encoded by the coding sequence ATGAAGTTCGGTATTTTGATCAACGAAGGACCGTTCACGCACCAAGCATCCGACACGGCTTATCACTTCACCAAAGCCGCGTTGGAAAAAGGCCATGAAGTGCCCCGCGTGTTCTTCTATTACGACGGCGTGAACAACGCCAACAAGCTTTCCGAGCCGCAGGCTGACGACCGCAACCTGGTCAAGCTGTGGGGCGAATTGGCCGCCGAAAAGAACGTCGATCTGGTGGTGTGCGTCGCCGCCGGCATGCGTCGCGGCATTAAGGACGAGAACCTGGCCGACGGGTTCCGCATTTCTGGCCTCGGCCAGTTGGTGGAAGCCGGCATGGGCTGCGACCGTCTCATGATGTTTGGAGACTGA